A DNA window from Vibrio cidicii contains the following coding sequences:
- the ccoN gene encoding cytochrome-c oxidase, cbb3-type subunit I, whose translation MSQEKQLEQNYNYTVVRQFTLVTILWGIVGMAVGVLIAAQLVWPQLNFDTPWLTYSRLRPLHTNAVIFAFGTSALFATSYYVVQRTCQTRLFGGPLVAFTFWGWQAIILSAAITLPLGLTSGKEYAELEWPIDIAIAAVWVSYAVVFFGTLIKRKTSHIYVANWFFGAFIITVAVLHIVNSMAIPVSLTKSYSIYSGAVDAMVQWWYGHNAVGFLLTAGFLGMMYYFVPKQAERPVYSYRLSIVHFWALVSLYIWAGPHHLHYTALPDWTQSLGMVMSLVLFAPSWGGMINGIMTLSGAWHKLRYDPILRFLIVSLSFYGMSTFEGPMMSIKTVNALSHYTDWTIGHVHSGALGWVAMVSIGSVYHLIPRLFGQERMYSVGLINVHFWLATIGTVLYIVAMWISGVMQGLMWRAVNSDGTLTYSFVESVSASYPFYFVRFLGGFIFLTGMFLMAYNTYKTVSAPKHSLKAIPQPA comes from the coding sequence ATGAGCCAAGAAAAGCAGCTTGAACAAAACTACAACTATACAGTCGTTCGCCAGTTTACCCTAGTGACCATTCTATGGGGTATTGTTGGTATGGCTGTTGGTGTTTTGATTGCCGCTCAGTTAGTATGGCCACAGCTTAACTTTGATACGCCGTGGTTGACGTACAGTCGTTTACGTCCATTGCATACTAACGCGGTAATTTTCGCGTTTGGTACTAGCGCCCTGTTCGCAACATCCTATTATGTTGTACAGCGCACCTGTCAAACTCGTCTCTTCGGTGGACCTTTGGTTGCCTTTACCTTTTGGGGTTGGCAGGCGATCATCCTCTCTGCAGCGATTACTCTACCTCTCGGTCTAACATCGGGAAAAGAGTATGCAGAGTTAGAATGGCCTATCGACATCGCGATCGCGGCGGTATGGGTCTCTTACGCTGTGGTGTTCTTCGGAACATTAATCAAACGTAAGACCTCTCATATTTACGTGGCGAACTGGTTCTTTGGAGCCTTTATTATCACTGTTGCTGTTCTGCACATTGTGAACAGCATGGCAATTCCTGTCTCTTTGACTAAATCATATTCGATTTATTCTGGCGCTGTGGATGCTATGGTGCAGTGGTGGTATGGCCACAACGCGGTAGGTTTCCTACTTACAGCTGGCTTCTTAGGGATGATGTACTACTTCGTTCCTAAGCAAGCTGAACGTCCTGTTTATTCTTACCGTTTGTCAATCGTTCACTTTTGGGCACTCGTTTCTCTTTACATCTGGGCTGGTCCTCACCACTTGCACTACACTGCTCTGCCAGACTGGACTCAGTCTTTAGGCATGGTGATGTCACTTGTGTTATTTGCACCTTCATGGGGTGGTATGATCAACGGTATCATGACACTTTCTGGTGCATGGCATAAGTTGCGCTACGATCCTATCCTGCGTTTCTTGATTGTTTCTCTTTCTTTCTATGGTATGTCTACCTTTGAAGGTCCGATGATGTCGATTAAGACTGTTAACGCGCTATCACACTACACAGACTGGACCATCGGTCACGTTCACTCTGGTGCGTTGGGCTGGGTTGCAATGGTTTCTATCGGTTCTGTTTACCACTTGATCCCACGTCTGTTTGGTCAAGAACGTATGTACTCTGTTGGTCTGATCAACGTTCACTTCTGGTTAGCGACAATTGGTACTGTCCTGTACATCGTAGCGATGTGGATATCTGGTGTAATGCAAGGTCTGATGTGGCGTGCAGTGAACTCTGATGGTACGTTGACTTACAGTTTCGTCGAATCTGTCTCTGCGTCTTACCCATTCTACTTTGTACGTTTCCTAGGTGGTTTTATCTTCCTAACTGGTATGTTCTTGATGGCCTACAATACGTACAAAACTGTCAGCGCACCAAAACATAGCTTGAAAGCTATTCCACAACCGGCATAA
- the ccoO gene encoding cytochrome-c oxidase, cbb3-type subunit II, giving the protein MSSNSNNRHEIIERNVGLLAIFIVFAISWGALVEITPLIFQKQTTEPVENLRAYSALEMEGRDIYIREGCNVCHSQMVRPFRSETERYGHYSVAGESVWEHPFLWGSKRTGPDLARVGGRYSDEWHRVHLTDPRELVPESNMPGFPWLAENVLDGKLTQKKLELFRNQFGVPYTDEQIANAGKDVEGKTEMDAVIAYLQSLGHAMK; this is encoded by the coding sequence ATGAGTTCAAATTCTAATAATCGCCACGAAATCATTGAACGTAATGTCGGTTTGTTGGCTATTTTTATCGTTTTTGCAATTAGCTGGGGAGCTCTTGTTGAAATTACCCCACTGATTTTCCAAAAACAAACCACAGAGCCTGTAGAAAATCTGCGCGCTTACTCTGCCCTAGAGATGGAAGGCCGTGATATTTACATCCGTGAAGGGTGTAACGTATGTCATAGCCAGATGGTTCGTCCTTTCCGCTCTGAAACAGAACGCTATGGTCACTACTCTGTCGCTGGCGAGAGTGTGTGGGAGCATCCATTCCTGTGGGGCTCTAAGCGCACTGGTCCAGATTTGGCTCGCGTAGGTGGTCGTTATTCGGACGAATGGCACCGTGTCCACCTAACTGACCCTCGTGAACTGGTACCTGAATCAAATATGCCGGGTTTCCCTTGGCTAGCTGAGAATGTACTGGATGGCAAATTGACTCAGAAGAAGCTGGAGTTGTTCCGCAATCAGTTCGGTGTGCCATACACCGATGAGCAAATCGCCAACGCTGGCAAAGATGTTGAAGGAAAAACGGAGATGGACGCTGTCATCGCCTACCTTCAGTCTTTGGGTCATGCAATGAAATAA